One genomic region from Colletotrichum lupini chromosome 7, complete sequence encodes:
- a CDS encoding rhamnogalacturonan lyase gives MLFLSLLCSLFFLPAVVLAAFGWTDNGSEYVIDSGADLVIKVTKCCGDISSLNYKGVEYNGWGGKNTHVESGLGTSTVSITSYSNVIKVSVVHGTLKHWIFVRYGNNNVYLFTNKADDSVSAMRYIVRIPGGIFSHDSTESDFYDASSTIIEAQDINVNSAGLTKSKHYQGSNYGRVMDFDYVGRKKTGVGLFMIRSNHEKASGGPFFRSLVRRADPTGEDLYDIYYYNMGHTDPMRTGLQGPSVLAFTAGEDPNSNLFARKADWSWFDDLGLDGWVPASGRGYASGVGLSNMKSGKTYVVGLSNSAAQYWGTAGSGGAWSITKIIPGTYTLTVYKDELEVATSSVTIKAGAGTAVNTITCVDPQDDAVIWRIGEWDGTPKGFLNFEDTPMKPTYMHPSDTRISTWNAGNFIVGTHSANRFPGYMWKEVNSGYLVYFKLTTAQLAAGHTVRIGITEGYIGGRPAINVNSWASALPAATNQASTRSLTVGTYRGNNVKLTFAVPQSAWIQSTSEWQILTINIISGSSGEKYLSPGVSFDAVELLA, from the exons ATGTTGTTCCTTTCACTCCTGTGCTCGCTGTTCTTCCTGCCAGCGGTCGTCTTGGCGGCCTTTGGCTGGACGGACAATGGCTCCGAGTATGTCATTGACAGCGGAGCTGACCTCGTCATCAAGGTGACCAAGTGCTGCGGTGATATCTCCTCGCTCAACTACAAGGGCGTCGAGTACAATGGCTGGGGCGGCAAGAACACCCATGTCGAATCAG GCCTCGGTACCAGCACGGTCAGCATCACGAGCTACAGCAACGTCATCAAGGTCTCGGTCGTCCACGGC ACTCTCAAGCACTGGATCTTTGTCCGCTACGGAAACAACAATGTCTACCTCTTCACGAACAAGGCAGACGACTCTGTCTCGGCCATGCGCTACATTGTTCGCATCCCGGGTGGAATCTTCTCCCATGACTCTACAGAGAGT GACTTCTATGATGCCAGCAGCACCATCATCGAGGCCCAGGATATCAACGTCAACAGTGCCGGCTTGACCAAGAGCAAGCACTACCAAGGCTCCAACTACGGCCG AGTTATGGACT TCGACTACGTCGGCCGCAAGAAGACCGGCGTCGGTCTGTTCATGATCAGAAGCAACCACGAAAAGGCCAGTGGCGGTCCCTTCTTCCGCTCTCTCGTTCGTCGCGCGGACCCGACTGGCGAGGACTTGTACGACATCTACTACTACAACATGGGCCACACCGACCCCATGCGCACCGGTCTCCAAGGCCCCTCCGTCCTGGCTTTCACCGCAGGCGAGGACCCCAACAGCAACCTCTTCGCCCGCAAGGCCGACTGGTCCTGGTTCGATGACCTCGGC CTCGATGGCTGGGTGCCTGCCTCCGGTCGCGGCTACGCTTCCGGTGTCGGCCTCTCCAACATGAAGTCCGGCAAGACATACGTCGTCGGGCTGTCCAACTCCGCCGCCCAGTATTGGGGCACCGCCGGCTCCGGTGGCGCCTGGTCCATCACCAAGATCATCCCTGGAACCTACACCCTGACCGTCTACAAGGACGAGCTTGAGGTCGCCACCTCCTCCGTCACCATCAAGGCTGGCGCCGGCACTGCCGTCAACACCATCACCTGTGTTGATCCTCAGGATGATGCTGTCATTTGGCGCATCGGCGAGTGGG ATGGAACCCCCAAGGGCTTTTTGAACTTCGAGGACACCCCCATGAAGCCCACTTACATGCATCCCTCCGACACCCGCATCTCCACCTGGAACGCCGGCAACTTCATCGTCGGCACCCACAGCGCCAACCGCTTCCCCGGTTACATGTGGAAGGAGGTCAACAGCGGTTACCTCGTCTACTTCAAGCTCACCACCGCCCAGCTCGCCGCCGGCCACACCGTCCGCATCGGCATCACGGAGGGCTACATCGGCGGCCGCCCGGCCATCAACGTCAACTCGTGGGCCTCGGCCCTCCCCGCGGCCACCAACCAGGCCAGCACCCGCTCGCTGACCGTCGGCACGTACCGCGGCAACAACGTCAAGCTCACCTTCGCCGTGCCGCAGTCCGCTTGGATCCAGAGCACGAGCGAGTGGCAGATCC